The Roseofilum casamattae BLCC-M143 genome window below encodes:
- a CDS encoding DUF4277 domain-containing protein — protein MSVEISNIDHLGLVAGIIDSIGMEGKINEILGEQRGEKISAGQVVKGMILNGLGLV, from the coding sequence ATGTCAGTAGAAATAAGTAATATAGACCATTTAGGATTGGTAGCAGGCATCATTGATTCTATTGGAATGGAAGGAAAAATTAATGAAATCCTAGGTGAGCAAAGAGGGGAAAAAATCAGTGCCGGTCAAGTAGTCAAAGGGATGATCTTAAATGGACTAGGATTAGT
- a CDS encoding NB-ARC domain-containing protein yields MPEEESKPEIQMNVGSPADTVIGKVENYSVQPPQEQSIEQIMVSGEGNHTVAANAGRDIYITQSPTTINNSTPPQKLPRTGIEKFVGRDELMEQLHQQFQSAKPGTIICLTGMAGIGKTELALQYTYRYLDEGAYPGGVCWLNCQDEDVVEEFLSFAEARFNLDPSKTKEMSIRRRIEASWQKWLQKWASKDEVLVIFDDVTEYNAIKTLLPPVNKQFKVLITTRKQLSQSPFKSLDLQVLDTEAALKLLISFVEEKRIKRELRIAKALCADMGYLPLALELVARYLAKKQDLRLVRLQKSLELEHRSLNDRFTGMTAERGVKAAFELSWQGLEEEEKELGRLLSLLAPAPIAWSLVERIYSEVDKEKLGDWRDSLIELSLLQRVRKRYYELHPLIREFLQLKVVNLDHIKLLENVAFRFAKVVETNPVYASNILGNVKSYWHFYRYQSEVSEIEIAKLFRGAMQSWSKGISSLSKLVFDFTEDVDLPRVGTGFCDKRFDDLNMKYVMDIVIGFDFSDQNRENIAALPPEIIQYWGTRNSINLSGLKNLLDDGWDSVKIVYYEPRASWIWQKNFKIITDRLSTAVIERCIPLSESYLALEAAWHGALHVTGRSFPSFEPIPIDEIKFGLSKIAMSKLSRMIRFCISQLKTEVQKHYSQNYNYLALPSTYRSFFENDIISPDTVLKYVEDVHLQALNSYQNLVDAWFSSLAPELELASMLPAKFIGTIILPRHKRDSVSISWSWISLSKECKNSVDFKLGDRILSLEDPRFSDLPPKIRQGISSLQDCNEPIYPYACAMTHDKLRPNWLGWCPVTQMVYRWLWHDLERISWVQGDFRDEFSWKIWVRMNSNYTRTIYNIHP; encoded by the coding sequence ATGCCAGAAGAGGAGTCTAAGCCAGAGATACAGATGAATGTAGGGAGTCCAGCAGACACAGTTATTGGTAAGGTAGAAAACTACAGTGTTCAGCCACCTCAAGAGCAATCGATAGAACAGATAATGGTTTCTGGAGAAGGCAACCATACTGTGGCAGCGAATGCTGGTAGGGATATTTATATCACTCAAAGTCCGACAACAATCAATAATTCAACTCCACCACAGAAGTTGCCACGGACGGGGATAGAGAAATTTGTGGGACGAGATGAGCTAATGGAGCAGTTACATCAGCAATTCCAGAGTGCAAAGCCGGGGACGATTATTTGTCTGACAGGGATGGCAGGTATTGGTAAGACAGAACTAGCTTTACAGTATACATACCGCTATCTGGACGAAGGAGCTTATCCTGGTGGAGTCTGCTGGTTGAATTGCCAGGATGAGGACGTGGTGGAAGAGTTTCTGAGTTTTGCAGAAGCACGATTCAATCTAGATCCTTCAAAGACAAAGGAGATGAGTATTCGCAGACGGATAGAAGCCAGTTGGCAGAAGTGGTTGCAGAAGTGGGCCTCAAAGGATGAGGTATTGGTGATTTTTGATGATGTTACAGAATATAACGCGATTAAGACACTACTTCCGCCAGTTAACAAGCAGTTTAAAGTTTTGATTACAACCCGCAAGCAATTATCACAATCGCCATTTAAGTCGCTGGATTTGCAGGTATTAGACACAGAAGCAGCATTAAAATTATTGATATCGTTTGTGGAAGAGAAGCGGATAAAGCGGGAGCTGAGAATAGCGAAGGCTCTGTGTGCGGATATGGGTTATTTACCGCTCGCATTGGAGCTAGTAGCAAGGTATCTGGCCAAGAAACAGGATTTACGATTGGTGAGGCTTCAGAAGTCTCTGGAATTAGAGCATCGCTCTTTAAATGATAGATTTACAGGTATGACTGCCGAGCGAGGAGTCAAAGCAGCATTTGAGTTGAGTTGGCAGGGGCTGGAAGAAGAAGAGAAAGAGTTAGGACGGTTGCTGAGTTTGTTAGCTCCAGCTCCAATAGCCTGGTCATTGGTAGAACGTATCTATTCAGAAGTAGACAAAGAAAAGTTAGGAGACTGGCGAGATAGTTTAATCGAGTTGAGCTTACTGCAACGGGTGAGGAAAAGGTACTATGAACTGCATCCGCTGATTAGAGAATTCTTGCAATTAAAAGTTGTAAATTTAGACCATATTAAGTTGCTAGAGAATGTAGCATTCCGTTTTGCCAAAGTTGTTGAAACTAATCCAGTTTATGCATCCAATATATTAGGTAATGTCAAGTCATATTGGCATTTTTATAGATACCAATCAGAGGTTTCTGAGATCGAAATAGCAAAGTTGTTTCGAGGGGCAATGCAGAGTTGGTCTAAAGGAATAAGTTCTTTGAGTAAATTAGTATTTGACTTCACTGAGGATGTTGATTTACCTAGAGTAGGAACTGGATTTTGTGATAAACGGTTTGACGATCTAAATATGAAGTATGTTATGGATATTGTTATCGGTTTCGACTTCTCCGATCAAAATAGAGAAAATATTGCTGCCCTCCCTCCAGAAATTATTCAGTATTGGGGAACTAGAAATTCCATCAATTTATCAGGTTTAAAAAATCTTTTAGATGACGGTTGGGATTCTGTCAAGATTGTGTATTATGAACCACGAGCATCTTGGATTTGGCAGAAAAATTTTAAAATCATTACCGATCGACTATCTACAGCCGTAATTGAGAGATGCATTCCTCTTTCCGAAAGTTATCTTGCTTTGGAAGCAGCTTGGCATGGAGCTTTACATGTGACAGGAAGAAGTTTCCCATCTTTTGAACCAATTCCAATAGATGAGATTAAATTCGGTTTATCCAAAATAGCAATGTCTAAACTTTCACGAATGATTAGATTTTGCATTTCTCAATTAAAAACCGAAGTACAAAAACATTATTCACAAAATTATAATTATTTAGCGCTGCCATCTACATATAGATCTTTTTTTGAAAATGATATTATCTCTCCAGATACTGTGCTCAAATATGTAGAAGATGTTCATCTGCAAGCACTTAATAGTTATCAAAACTTAGTTGATGCTTGGTTTAGTAGTTTGGCGCCAGAATTAGAACTTGCATCAATGCTACCTGCTAAATTCATAGGTACAATAATACTACCTAGACACAAGCGAGATTCAGTTAGCATCAGTTGGTCTTGGATTTCCTTGTCTAAAGAATGTAAAAATAGTGTGGACTTTAAATTGGGCGATCGAATATTATCATTGGAAGATCCTCGCTTTTCTGATTTACCTCCAAAAATACGGCAAGGTATTTCAAGTTTACAAGATTGCAATGAACCAATTTATCCTTATGCTTGTGCAATGACACATGACAAACTAAGACCGAATTGGTTAGGGTGGTGTCCAGTAACTCAGATGGTTTACCGATGGCTGTGGCATGATTTAGAAAGAATTAGCTGGGTTCAAGGCGATTTCAGAGATGAGTTTTCTTGGAAAATTTGGGTTAGAATGAACTCAAATTATACACGTACAATCTATAATATTCATCCATAA
- a CDS encoding nucleotidyltransferase family protein, translated as MSTTVEDCMYVRLGITPKELVDFCQRWSIVELALFGSILRDDFHLDSDVDVLVTFTPNHAWGLEFIQMREELAALFHRPVDLLTRQSIMHSHNVLRRATILNSAEVIYAAG; from the coding sequence ATGAGTACAACAGTTGAAGATTGCATGTATGTCCGTCTTGGAATTACTCCAAAAGAGCTGGTTGATTTTTGCCAACGCTGGAGTATTGTTGAGTTAGCTTTATTTGGTTCAATTCTACGAGATGATTTTCATCTAGATAGTGATGTGGATGTTCTAGTCACATTTACTCCGAATCACGCTTGGGGATTGGAATTTATCCAAATGCGAGAAGAGTTAGCCGCTCTGTTTCACCGGCCGGTGGATCTGCTAACTCGACAAAGTATTATGCACAGTCATAATGTTCTGCGTCGTGCAACTATTCTTAATTCAGCCGAAGTTATTTATGCAGCCGGATAA
- a CDS encoding PAS domain S-box protein, which produces MTKKLLTIPVSEAELSAIEAYCAETNRTKTDVLREYIRSIDTRPRENVVKEMIRLKQELQNIQQEKADLEMLLETVTDHSSTIEDDFKNRAKAAKRETEEQFQAITEAMPVAVMISRIGSGEILYANLTASKWFKAAREHFTGRFIADYCINADDCQQLLQQFQERGAVTGYELLCQASDGLPFWVNASLHSLRYKGEETILFALSDIHALKQAKEDLNYAKEKLQAVLDAIPGSVSWLSCQGYYLGVNPHLAEQFGLQVDDFVDRPLGFIQNGKTFSDFITNFIHSSDLSRSEEIQLVVNGEVCHFLVAVQKYDRGNAIVTVGLDVTQRKEAEEALRIAEEKYRSIFENALEGIFQATPDGKFISVNPAMARIYGYDSPEDTIAGINRDNRPVYVNPNDREWFEQTMETEGSVQDWEYQIYRQDGSTIWVSEDTRAVRDGSGQVLYYEGIVQDITKRKQEEENLKRQVAELQIEIDREKRDRQVREITQSSYFQELQAELQTLKFEEEEL; this is translated from the coding sequence GTGACTAAAAAGTTATTGACCATTCCCGTATCCGAAGCCGAACTGAGTGCGATCGAAGCGTACTGTGCCGAAACCAATCGCACCAAAACAGATGTGTTGCGAGAGTATATTCGCTCAATCGATACTCGTCCCCGCGAGAATGTGGTCAAAGAGATGATTCGCTTAAAGCAGGAACTACAGAATATTCAACAAGAGAAAGCGGATCTAGAAATGCTGCTGGAGACGGTAACCGACCATTCTTCCACCATTGAAGATGACTTTAAAAACCGAGCGAAAGCAGCTAAGCGAGAAACAGAAGAACAATTCCAAGCGATTACCGAAGCCATGCCAGTGGCGGTCATGATTTCGCGCATCGGTAGCGGTGAGATATTATATGCTAATCTGACGGCGAGCAAATGGTTTAAGGCTGCTCGAGAACATTTTACCGGTCGTTTTATCGCCGATTATTGTATTAATGCCGATGACTGCCAGCAACTGTTACAACAGTTTCAAGAACGGGGGGCGGTAACTGGGTACGAGTTACTCTGTCAGGCGAGCGACGGGCTGCCATTTTGGGTGAATGCATCTCTACATTCCCTGCGCTACAAAGGCGAAGAGACAATTTTGTTTGCGCTCTCAGATATTCATGCCCTCAAACAAGCTAAAGAAGACTTAAATTATGCCAAGGAAAAACTGCAAGCGGTTTTAGATGCCATTCCCGGTTCGGTGTCTTGGTTAAGCTGTCAAGGCTATTATCTGGGAGTGAATCCACACTTAGCCGAACAATTTGGGTTGCAGGTGGATGATTTTGTCGATCGCCCTCTGGGATTTATCCAAAATGGCAAGACGTTTTCTGACTTTATTACTAACTTTATTCATAGTTCCGATCTGAGCCGCTCGGAAGAGATTCAGCTAGTCGTGAATGGTGAGGTTTGTCATTTTTTAGTCGCCGTGCAAAAATACGATCGCGGTAATGCCATTGTTACGGTAGGATTGGATGTTACCCAACGCAAAGAAGCCGAGGAAGCATTGCGCATTGCAGAAGAAAAGTATCGCAGTATTTTTGAAAATGCTTTGGAAGGTATTTTTCAGGCCACTCCCGATGGCAAGTTTATTAGCGTAAATCCAGCCATGGCACGCATTTATGGATATGATTCTCCTGAAGATACAATCGCGGGAATTAACCGCGATAATCGGCCGGTTTATGTGAATCCGAACGATCGCGAGTGGTTCGAGCAAACCATGGAAACTGAGGGTTCCGTGCAAGATTGGGAATACCAAATTTATCGACAAGATGGCAGCACAATTTGGGTGTCTGAAGATACTCGCGCCGTGCGAGACGGAAGCGGGCAAGTCTTGTACTATGAAGGCATTGTGCAAGACATTACCAAGCGCAAACAAGAAGAAGAAAATCTGAAACGCCAAGTGGCAGAACTACAGATCGAAATTGACCGGGAAAAGCGCGATCGGCAAGTTCGCGAAATTACCCAAAGTAGCTATTTTCAAGAGCTACAAGCAGAATTGCAAACCCTAAAATTTGAGGAAGAGGAACTTTAG
- a CDS encoding PAS domain S-box protein, whose translation MAHPTSPDPLAQGSRSFPLRMVLTLPWIAQILAVVGLVGYLSFRNGQKVVNDLALQLRSELTARIEQKLQSYLETPHNINRLNANALAAGELDPTTALRAPQLLQQMKITPFVNSVYCGTNRGDFLSVSRSDEDEGTLELLTSNRETDYIMSRYRIDSRGDRTYFIAPLSYYDPRLRPWYRGAIAKGVPVWSKVYLDFSNGMPTVTASVPVYSEWGNAILGVCATDVLLSEDLGEFLQQLTIGKTGQAFIIENTGNFISSSTNEPLAIGPEDHRQHQQATESENQLVRQTTEYLLQRFTTLENIRTQQQLNVTLNGERHFIQVVPLRDRGLEWLIILVIPESDFMEQIHTNTRTTIILCGLALLGAVGLGVITTSWIGQPVLNLSQASTEIASGQLEQNLALRGIRELDTMAASFNTMAKKLQESFSALEIQNIDLHQAKNALAETNDQLEAVLDAIPGAVSWMNAEGIYLGVNQHLAHNLDLPPEEMIGKPVGYFGKSPEYSQFIYNFLHSDRDGDLQILPIPIRGEIHYYLMAVQKYHRRTSTVAIGFDITERRQAQQALQIIEQNYSSLVENALEGIFQATPNGKYLSVNPAFAAIYGYESCAEAMAGVNRSNLEQYLEPNTWHMAQTQLAEVGEIKHWEYQVYRQDGSIIWVEEHTRRVRNLDGEVLYDEGIVQDITYRKQEEEKLKQQLAELRIEIDRQTLQREVTKITQADYFQQLKAEIAQIDVDRFWDS comes from the coding sequence ATGGCCCATCCGACATCCCCAGATCCATTGGCTCAAGGCTCTCGGTCATTCCCGTTACGGATGGTGCTTACCCTCCCTTGGATCGCACAGATTTTAGCTGTGGTGGGGCTAGTGGGATACTTATCCTTTCGCAACGGCCAGAAAGTAGTAAATGACTTAGCCTTGCAACTGCGATCGGAATTAACCGCTCGCATCGAACAAAAACTGCAAAGCTACTTAGAAACGCCGCACAACATTAACCGCCTCAATGCCAATGCTCTCGCGGCAGGAGAACTCGACCCAACTACAGCTCTGCGCGCTCCCCAGTTGCTGCAACAAATGAAAATTACCCCATTTGTGAATAGCGTGTATTGCGGAACCAACCGAGGAGATTTTCTCAGCGTCAGTCGCTCGGACGAAGACGAAGGGACTCTCGAGCTGCTGACGAGCAACCGCGAAACCGATTATATTATGTCGCGCTACCGAATTGATTCTAGAGGCGATCGCACCTACTTTATCGCTCCCCTCTCCTACTACGATCCCCGCCTTCGTCCTTGGTATCGCGGAGCCATTGCCAAAGGCGTTCCGGTGTGGAGCAAGGTCTATCTCGACTTTAGCAACGGAATGCCAACGGTGACCGCCAGCGTCCCCGTCTATAGTGAATGGGGTAACGCCATTCTCGGAGTCTGCGCCACAGATGTTTTGCTCTCCGAAGATCTGGGCGAATTTCTGCAGCAGCTCACCATTGGCAAAACCGGCCAAGCCTTTATTATTGAGAATACAGGTAACTTTATTTCCAGCTCGACCAATGAACCGCTCGCCATCGGTCCCGAAGACCATCGCCAGCACCAGCAAGCCACCGAGAGTGAAAATCAACTGGTGCGCCAAACCACCGAATACCTGCTACAGCGGTTTACCACTCTAGAAAATATCCGCACTCAGCAACAGCTCAATGTTACTCTCAATGGAGAACGACACTTTATCCAAGTCGTGCCCTTGCGCGATCGCGGATTGGAATGGTTAATTATTTTGGTCATTCCCGAATCCGACTTTATGGAGCAAATCCACACGAATACTCGCACCACCATTATTCTCTGCGGTTTAGCCCTTCTTGGAGCCGTGGGACTAGGCGTTATTACCACCAGTTGGATCGGTCAACCCGTACTCAATCTCAGTCAAGCCTCCACTGAAATTGCCAGCGGCCAGCTCGAGCAAAACCTTGCTCTCCGGGGAATTCGGGAACTCGATACCATGGCAGCATCCTTCAACACCATGGCGAAAAAATTGCAAGAGAGCTTCAGCGCCTTAGAAATACAAAATATTGACCTGCACCAAGCCAAAAACGCCCTAGCAGAAACCAACGACCAACTCGAAGCCGTTCTCGATGCCATTCCCGGCGCCGTCTCTTGGATGAATGCCGAAGGCATTTATTTGGGAGTGAACCAACATCTAGCCCATAATTTAGATCTGCCGCCAGAAGAGATGATTGGGAAACCAGTTGGTTATTTCGGCAAAAGTCCGGAATACAGTCAATTTATTTATAATTTTCTGCATAGCGATCGCGATGGCGACTTGCAAATTTTGCCCATCCCCATTCGCGGAGAAATTCACTACTATCTAATGGCCGTGCAAAAATATCACCGGCGCACTTCCACAGTGGCGATCGGGTTTGATATTACCGAACGCCGGCAAGCCCAACAAGCCCTACAGATTATCGAACAAAACTACAGTAGCTTAGTCGAAAATGCTCTAGAAGGCATCTTTCAAGCCACGCCAAACGGGAAATATCTGAGCGTTAACCCCGCCTTCGCGGCGATCTATGGCTATGAATCCTGTGCCGAGGCAATGGCTGGAGTAAATCGCAGCAACCTAGAGCAGTACCTGGAGCCGAACACTTGGCACATGGCTCAAACGCAGCTTGCGGAAGTGGGAGAAATTAAACATTGGGAATACCAAGTTTACCGTCAAGACGGTTCCATAATTTGGGTAGAAGAGCACACCCGCCGAGTTCGTAATTTAGATGGAGAAGTTTTGTATGATGAAGGAATTGTCCAAGACATTACATATCGAAAACAAGAAGAGGAAAAATTGAAACAACAGTTAGCTGAATTGCGTATTGAAATCGACCGCCAAACCCTGCAACGAGAAGTAACGAAGATTACTCAAGCCGACTATTTCCAGCAGTTGAAAGCTGAAATCGCTCAGATTGATGTCGATCGCTTTTGGGATAGCTAA
- the glsA gene encoding glutaminase A, whose translation MSEHGLKSLAGSIQSVASPFRNYLNELHEQYRSLQEGKLADYIPELAAANPEWFGICAITHEGQVFEVGHCDRLFTLQSIAKAFVYGLALEDKGRDYVTSKVGVEPTGEAFNSIILDEHTNRPYNPMVNAGAIATTDLIQGSGATERLQRILDMFERYTGRPLDINVPIFLSERSTGNRNRAMAYLMLNFGMISDRIEETLDLYFQQCSILINAHDLAVMGATLANGGINPITGERAIQRRYVQDVISVMLTCGMYDSSGEWSYRVGIPAKCSISGGISAVVPGKLGIGTFSPLLDTKGKSIRGIKVCEDLSRDFGLHLFNADATDKNLDEWIAGSDSIDDWG comes from the coding sequence ATGAGCGAACACGGACTAAAATCTCTAGCAGGTTCAATTCAGTCAGTAGCCTCTCCCTTTCGGAATTACTTAAACGAGCTGCACGAGCAATATCGTTCCCTACAAGAGGGTAAGCTGGCGGATTATATTCCCGAATTAGCTGCCGCCAATCCGGAGTGGTTTGGGATTTGTGCCATTACCCATGAAGGACAAGTCTTTGAAGTGGGTCATTGCGATCGCCTTTTTACCCTACAATCGATCGCCAAAGCCTTCGTCTACGGCCTGGCCCTGGAAGACAAAGGCCGGGACTATGTCACCAGTAAAGTTGGAGTCGAACCTACCGGAGAAGCCTTTAACTCGATTATTCTTGACGAACATACCAACCGACCCTACAATCCCATGGTAAATGCAGGGGCGATCGCCACCACCGACCTGATCCAAGGCAGCGGTGCAACGGAACGACTCCAGCGCATTCTCGATATGTTCGAGCGCTATACCGGACGCCCCCTCGATATTAACGTCCCCATCTTTCTCTCCGAACGGAGCACCGGCAATCGCAATCGAGCCATGGCCTATCTCATGCTCAATTTTGGCATGATTAGCGATCGCATTGAAGAAACCCTCGACCTGTATTTCCAACAATGTTCCATCCTCATCAATGCCCACGACCTCGCCGTCATGGGCGCCACCCTAGCCAATGGCGGGATTAATCCCATTACCGGAGAACGAGCCATCCAACGGCGCTACGTGCAGGACGTGATTAGCGTCATGCTCACCTGCGGCATGTACGACTCCTCCGGAGAATGGAGCTATCGCGTCGGCATTCCCGCCAAATGCAGCATCAGCGGAGGCATTAGCGCCGTGGTTCCGGGAAAACTGGGTATCGGCACATTCTCTCCCCTACTCGATACCAAAGGCAAAAGCATTCGCGGCATTAAAGTCTGTGAAGACCTCTCTCGCGACTTCGGCCTGCACCTGTTCAATGCAGACGCCACCGACAAAAACTTAGATGAATGGATCGCCGGTTCCGACTCCATTGATGACTGGGGATAG
- a CDS encoding MinD/ParA family ATP-binding protein has protein sequence MAEPTAEAAKPRKPKVVSIHSYRGGTGKSNFTANLATTIALQGHRVGVIDTDVPSPGIHNLFGLEEPGKEGKTLNNYLWGETPIEETAYDVSDAVGLAGEGKVFLVPSSVKADDISRILSEGYDVKLLNDGFRKLVKNLQLDYLFIDTHPGLSKETFLSIAISHVLILILRPDKQDYQGTAVTVDVARHLNVRRMLLTINKTFSTLNVEILKQKVEEAYGQPVAGIFPLSEEVVQLASEGVFCVKYPDHIISKEFQKVAQMIIL, from the coding sequence ATGGCTGAACCCACGGCTGAAGCAGCAAAGCCGAGAAAACCAAAGGTAGTCTCGATCCACTCCTATCGAGGCGGAACCGGAAAATCTAATTTTACCGCAAATTTAGCCACGACGATCGCCTTACAAGGACACCGAGTTGGAGTGATCGATACCGACGTTCCATCTCCGGGTATTCATAATTTATTTGGCTTAGAAGAACCGGGAAAAGAAGGCAAAACGTTGAACAACTATTTATGGGGCGAAACCCCCATTGAAGAAACAGCTTATGACGTAAGCGATGCTGTGGGATTAGCGGGCGAAGGTAAAGTCTTTCTGGTTCCCTCGAGCGTGAAAGCCGATGATATTTCTCGCATTCTCAGTGAAGGTTATGATGTGAAACTACTCAATGATGGGTTCCGGAAACTGGTCAAAAATTTGCAGCTTGACTATCTGTTTATCGATACCCATCCCGGACTCTCCAAAGAAACCTTTTTATCCATCGCCATTTCTCATGTTTTGATCCTAATATTGCGACCGGATAAACAAGACTATCAAGGAACCGCCGTCACGGTGGATGTGGCTCGGCACTTGAATGTACGGCGGATGTTGTTAACCATTAATAAAACATTCAGTACCTTAAACGTAGAAATATTAAAACAGAAAGTTGAAGAAGCCTACGGACAACCCGTTGCTGGAATTTTTCCTCTTTCCGAAGAGGTGGTACAACTGGCGAGCGAAGGCGTATTTTGTGTCAAATATCCCGATCATATTATCAGCAAAGAATTCCAGAAAGTCGCGCAAATGATTATTCTCTGA
- a CDS encoding M20 family metallopeptidase has protein sequence MLSDIKEQVTKLTPRLIEIRRHLHAHPELSGVEYQTAAYIAGVLSSAGLHVREEVGKTGAIAELPGTTDRCLAIRTDMDALPIDERTNLDYASHQPGVMHACGHDVHATLGLGTAMVLSQLSVPLPSRVRFIFQPAEEIAQGASWTIRDGAMDGVDGILGVHVYPNIPAGSIGVRYGALTAAADDIELTIIGESGHGARPHEAKDAIWIAAQVITALQQAISRTQNPLHPVVLTFGKITGGRAPNVIADRVTLTGTVRSLHPETSEALPDWIAKIVSNICSTYGARYQLQYSNLVPSVQNDIKMTQLLENAAREALGCDRVLNLLEPSLGAEDFSLYLDHAPGSMFRLGVGRAGQTNYPLHHPKFAVDEAAIAVGVTTLAYAAYQYGNTIDSISL, from the coding sequence ATTCTTAGTGACATCAAAGAGCAAGTGACGAAGTTAACCCCTCGTCTGATTGAAATCCGCCGCCATCTCCACGCTCATCCCGAACTAAGCGGCGTAGAGTATCAAACGGCAGCTTATATCGCTGGAGTGCTTTCCTCAGCAGGCTTGCACGTACGAGAAGAGGTGGGAAAAACCGGCGCGATCGCCGAATTGCCCGGAACTACAGACCGATGTTTGGCCATTCGCACCGATATGGATGCCTTGCCCATCGACGAACGTACTAATCTTGACTATGCCTCTCACCAACCTGGAGTCATGCACGCTTGCGGTCACGATGTTCATGCCACATTAGGGTTGGGAACGGCTATGGTACTTTCTCAATTGAGTGTTCCTTTGCCGAGTCGAGTGCGCTTCATTTTCCAGCCGGCTGAAGAAATCGCTCAAGGAGCAAGCTGGACCATCCGAGATGGGGCGATGGACGGGGTAGATGGCATTTTAGGGGTACATGTCTATCCCAATATCCCTGCTGGCTCAATTGGCGTGCGCTACGGCGCTCTCACTGCTGCCGCTGATGACATTGAATTGACCATCATCGGCGAGTCGGGCCATGGCGCCCGACCTCACGAAGCCAAAGATGCCATTTGGATCGCCGCGCAAGTCATTACTGCCTTGCAACAAGCCATCTCCCGGACGCAAAATCCCTTGCATCCGGTGGTGCTAACCTTCGGAAAAATTACTGGAGGTCGCGCTCCCAATGTCATTGCCGATCGCGTCACCTTAACCGGAACCGTGCGATCGCTCCATCCCGAAACCAGCGAAGCCCTCCCCGACTGGATAGCTAAGATTGTTAGCAATATTTGCAGTACTTATGGCGCGCGCTATCAGTTGCAATATTCCAACTTAGTGCCCTCGGTACAAAATGACATAAAAATGACGCAACTTTTGGAAAATGCAGCTCGGGAAGCTCTCGGATGCGATCGCGTGCTTAATCTCCTCGAACCCTCCCTCGGTGCAGAAGACTTTTCCCTCTATTTAGACCATGCTCCCGGCAGCATGTTTCGCCTCGGAGTCGGACGAGCCGGCCAAACCAATTATCCCCTCCATCATCCTAAATTTGCAGTAGACGAAGCCGCCATTGCCGTAGGCGTAACCACTCTCGCTTATGCTGCCTATCAATACGGAAATACAATCGATTCTATCTCTCTTTAA